A window of Bradyrhizobium sp. AZCC 1610 contains these coding sequences:
- a CDS encoding MFS transporter translates to MDVTDSATEPNPPTANALIRLLYVARGLRGFGDGFAVIVLPAYMTALGYDAIAVGIVATASLLGTALLTLITGWIAPRHDLRPLLIAGACLMAATGIAFPGVEHFVLIALVAFVGTINPSGGDLGALVPLEHAVLAHSVTDERRTQVFARYSLIGALCTAVGSLAASLPDLLVAGGSTQLAAFRLMFYAYAALGLACAALYRYVPHARGEERAPQTPLGPSRGTVYKLAALFSIDAFAGGFVAQSLLVLWLFERFDLSLSAAGLFFFWSSTLSAFSYPVAAWIARRIGLVNTMVFTHIPSSIFLILAAFSPNLYLALGLLLLRSALSQMDVPTRTSYVMAVVTPAERPAAASVTAVPRSLASAISPAIAGALLMTSFTGLPLVVCGTLKIAYDLALLFSFRHIKPPEEQGR, encoded by the coding sequence ATGGACGTGACCGATAGCGCGACTGAACCAAACCCCCCCACCGCCAACGCGCTGATCAGGCTGCTTTATGTCGCACGGGGCTTGCGTGGCTTCGGCGACGGTTTTGCTGTCATCGTCCTGCCGGCCTACATGACGGCGCTGGGGTATGACGCGATCGCGGTCGGCATCGTCGCGACGGCGTCGCTGCTCGGCACGGCGCTACTGACGCTGATCACAGGCTGGATCGCGCCGCGTCATGACCTGCGGCCGCTGCTGATCGCGGGCGCGTGCCTGATGGCGGCGACCGGCATCGCCTTTCCCGGCGTCGAGCATTTTGTGCTGATTGCACTGGTCGCCTTCGTCGGTACCATCAATCCATCCGGCGGCGATCTCGGCGCGCTGGTCCCGCTTGAGCATGCGGTGCTGGCGCACAGCGTCACAGATGAGCGTCGCACCCAGGTGTTCGCGCGCTACAGCCTGATCGGCGCGCTCTGCACCGCCGTTGGTTCGTTGGCGGCGTCGCTGCCCGATCTCCTCGTTGCGGGCGGCAGCACGCAACTCGCCGCGTTCCGCCTGATGTTCTATGCCTACGCTGCGCTCGGCCTCGCCTGCGCGGCGCTTTATCGCTATGTCCCGCATGCGCGCGGCGAGGAGAGGGCGCCGCAGACGCCGCTCGGGCCCTCGCGCGGCACCGTCTACAAGCTCGCGGCCCTCTTCAGCATCGACGCCTTTGCCGGCGGCTTCGTCGCGCAGTCCCTGCTGGTGCTCTGGCTGTTCGAGCGTTTCGATCTCTCGCTGTCGGCGGCCGGATTGTTTTTCTTCTGGTCGAGCACGCTGAGCGCTTTCTCCTATCCGGTCGCCGCGTGGATCGCCAGGCGCATTGGCCTCGTCAACACCATGGTATTCACCCACATTCCCTCCAGCATCTTCCTGATCCTGGCGGCGTTCTCGCCGAACCTCTATCTGGCGCTCGGCTTGCTGCTGTTGCGCTCGGCGCTGTCACAGATGGACGTGCCGACCCGCACCTCCTACGTCATGGCCGTGGTGACGCCGGCCGAACGGCCTGCGGCCGCCAGCGTTACCGCCGTGCCGCGCAGCCTTGCATCCGCAATCAGCCCGGCGATTGCGGGCGCGCTACTGATGACGTCGTTTACGGGGCTGCCGCTGGTGGTCTGCGGCACGCTCAAAATCGCCTACGATCTCGCGCTCTTGTTCTCGTTCCGCCATATCAAGCCGCCGGAGGAGCAGGGACGTTAG
- a CDS encoding chromate resistance protein ChrB domain-containing protein gives MSSYTTISPDKLSKLIGTANTPALIDVRTDEDFAADPRLIPGAIRRHHEEAADWGEEFSGRPAIVVCLRGQKLAQGTAAWLRHLHVEAEALEGGFEGWKAAKLPLVPAEKLPARDAKGRTVWVTRARPKIDRIACPWLIRRFVDPNAVFLFVSPPEVLAVGERFNAAPFDVENVFWSHRGELCTFDVMIEEFGLATPALLRLAAMVRGADTGRLDLSPEAPGLLAASLGLSRMFDDDLEQLEAGMTLYDAFYRWCRDASGETHNWPTSKAKS, from the coding sequence ATGTCATCCTACACCACCATATCTCCGGACAAGCTTTCCAAATTGATCGGCACGGCGAATACGCCTGCCCTGATCGACGTTCGTACCGACGAGGATTTTGCCGCCGACCCGCGGCTGATTCCCGGTGCTATCAGGCGCCACCACGAGGAAGCCGCCGATTGGGGCGAAGAATTTTCAGGCCGCCCGGCCATCGTCGTCTGCCTGCGCGGCCAGAAACTGGCGCAAGGTACCGCCGCCTGGCTGCGGCATCTCCATGTCGAGGCCGAAGCGCTCGAGGGCGGCTTCGAGGGCTGGAAGGCAGCAAAACTGCCGCTGGTGCCGGCGGAGAAACTGCCCGCCCGCGACGCGAAGGGCCGCACCGTCTGGGTCACCCGCGCGCGGCCAAAGATCGACCGCATCGCCTGCCCTTGGCTGATCCGCCGCTTCGTGGATCCGAACGCGGTGTTCCTGTTTGTCTCGCCGCCGGAGGTACTCGCGGTCGGCGAGCGCTTCAACGCCGCGCCCTTCGACGTCGAGAACGTGTTCTGGAGCCACCGCGGCGAGCTCTGCACGTTCGACGTGATGATCGAGGAATTCGGCCTGGCGACGCCGGCCCTGCTGCGGCTGGCGGCGATGGTCCGCGGCGCCGATACCGGGCGGCTCGATCTGTCGCCGGAAGCACCGGGATTGCTAGCTGCCTCGCTCGGCCTGTCGCGGATGTTCGATGACGATCTCGAACAGCTCGAGGCCGGCATGACGCTGTACGACGCGTTCTACCGCTGGTGCCGCGACGCGTCAGGCGAGACGCACAATTGGCCGACCAGCAAGGCGAAATCGTAA
- the chrA gene encoding chromate efflux transporter, translated as MDAAVNKTAETGATQTYDHGISFGEAFRVWLRVAVLSFGGPAGQIAVMHRILVEEKNWISESRFLHALNYCMLLPGPEAQQLATYIGWLLHRTAGGIMAGGLFILPGIVAIMGLSYVYAAYGNVGFVEAVFFGLKAAVLAVVVHAVVRVGKRALRNRVMIALAAIAFVAIFFFNVPFPVIIIAAGVIGYFGAKSGRPEFSAIEHGGGKKTAAVDSLLGEELPDHMRPSVGRALRVSSVWLLLWVAPVAALLIGLGPANVFSQIALFFSKMAMVTFGGAYAVLAYVAQQAVEHYHWLEPREMLDGLGMAETTPGPLIMVLQFVGFLAAHRDPGVLSPMVAATLGGLLATWVTFIPCFLWIFLGAPYIETLRGNKGLAGALSTITAAVVGVILNLSIWFGLHTLFRQTIPVRSFGLSFDMPVWGSLDIAAFVLAAAAATAIFRLNIGMLWVLAGSCAAGVAMRFAGVA; from the coding sequence ATGGATGCCGCCGTGAACAAGACCGCCGAAACCGGTGCCACACAAACATATGATCACGGTATCAGCTTCGGTGAGGCTTTCCGCGTCTGGTTGCGGGTCGCCGTGCTGAGCTTCGGCGGCCCGGCGGGGCAGATCGCGGTGATGCACCGTATCCTGGTCGAGGAAAAGAACTGGATCTCGGAGAGCCGGTTTCTGCATGCGCTGAACTACTGCATGCTGTTGCCGGGCCCGGAGGCGCAGCAGCTCGCGACCTATATCGGCTGGCTGTTGCATCGGACCGCCGGCGGCATCATGGCCGGCGGCCTGTTCATCCTGCCCGGCATCGTCGCCATCATGGGGTTGAGCTACGTCTACGCGGCCTATGGCAATGTCGGCTTCGTCGAGGCGGTGTTCTTCGGGCTGAAGGCCGCCGTGCTCGCGGTCGTCGTCCATGCCGTGGTCCGCGTCGGCAAGCGCGCGTTGCGCAACCGGGTGATGATCGCGCTGGCGGCCATCGCCTTTGTCGCGATCTTCTTTTTCAACGTCCCCTTCCCGGTCATCATCATCGCGGCGGGCGTGATAGGCTATTTCGGCGCGAAGAGCGGACGGCCTGAATTTTCCGCCATTGAACACGGCGGCGGCAAGAAGACGGCGGCCGTGGACAGCCTGCTCGGCGAGGAATTGCCTGATCACATGCGCCCGAGCGTGGGCCGCGCGCTACGAGTAAGCTCGGTGTGGCTGTTGCTGTGGGTGGCACCGGTAGCGGCGTTGCTGATCGGGCTAGGCCCGGCCAATGTGTTCAGCCAGATCGCGCTGTTCTTTTCCAAGATGGCGATGGTGACGTTCGGCGGCGCCTATGCGGTGCTGGCCTATGTCGCGCAGCAGGCGGTCGAGCATTATCACTGGCTGGAGCCGCGCGAGATGCTCGACGGCCTCGGCATGGCCGAGACCACGCCAGGCCCGCTGATCATGGTGCTGCAGTTCGTTGGCTTCCTGGCCGCCCATCGCGATCCCGGCGTGCTGTCACCAATGGTCGCGGCGACACTTGGCGGATTGCTGGCAACCTGGGTTACCTTCATCCCCTGCTTCCTCTGGATCTTCCTCGGCGCGCCCTATATCGAGACGCTGCGCGGCAACAAGGGGCTCGCAGGCGCGCTGTCCACGATCACCGCTGCCGTGGTCGGCGTGATCCTGAACCTTTCGATCTGGTTTGGATTGCACACGCTGTTCCGGCAGACCATTCCGGTTCGCTCGTTCGGGCTGTCGTTCGACATGCCGGTGTGGGGAAGCCTCGATATTGCGGCCTTCGTGCTGGCGGCTGCCGCGGCGACGGCGATCTTCCGTCTCAATATCGGGATGCTGTGGGTGCTGGCGGGGTCGTGCGCGGCGGGCGTAGCGATGCGGTTTGCGGGGGTGGCGTGA
- the recO gene encoding DNA repair protein RecO, which translates to MEWTDEGIVLGVRRHGESSAIVELLTREHGRHLGLVRGGSSSRMRPLLQPGNSVTAVWRARLDEHLGYYQVEGTRLRAATLLASSHAVYGVTHLASLARLLPERDPHEDIYEMLCRTLDDFDDAGGAAAHLIRFELAMLAELGFGLDLENCAATGETADLIYVSPKSGGAVSRRAGEPYRDRLLRLPPFLREGEGGANGWSDQDLQDGFRLTGMFLLRHVLEPRGQGHSDARDGFINAVTRNRARISSAV; encoded by the coding sequence ATGGAATGGACCGACGAGGGCATCGTGCTGGGCGTGCGGCGGCATGGCGAATCCTCCGCCATCGTCGAACTGCTAACGCGCGAGCATGGCCGTCATCTCGGCCTGGTGCGTGGCGGCTCTTCGTCGCGGATGCGGCCGCTGCTGCAGCCCGGCAACAGCGTCACCGCGGTGTGGCGGGCGCGGCTCGACGAGCATCTCGGCTATTACCAGGTCGAAGGCACGCGGCTGCGGGCGGCGACGCTCTTGGCGTCCTCGCATGCGGTCTATGGCGTGACCCATCTGGCCTCGCTGGCGCGGCTGTTGCCGGAGCGCGACCCGCACGAGGACATCTACGAGATGCTCTGCCGCACGCTCGACGACTTTGACGATGCCGGCGGCGCGGCCGCCCACCTCATCAGGTTCGAGCTTGCGATGCTGGCCGAACTTGGCTTCGGCCTGGATCTGGAAAACTGCGCCGCCACCGGCGAGACCGCGGACCTGATCTACGTCTCGCCAAAGTCCGGCGGCGCGGTGTCGCGGCGGGCGGGCGAACCCTACCGCGACCGGCTGCTGCGGCTGCCGCCGTTCCTGCGCGAAGGCGAGGGTGGCGCGAACGGCTGGTCGGACCAGGACCTGCAGGACGGCTTTCGCCTGACCGGCATGTTCCTGCTCCGCCACGTGCTGGAACCGCGCGGGCAGGGCCATTCGGATGCCAGGGACGGGTTTATCAATGCGGTGACGAGGAATCGGGCGCGAATCAGTTCAGCGGTTTGA
- the era gene encoding GTPase Era: protein MTVEASPTAASGETACGFVALIGAPNVGKSTLVNALVGSKVTIVSRKVQTTRALIRGIVIEDNAQIILVDTPGIFSPKRRLDRAMVSTAWSGAHDADLVCVLLDAKAGIDEEADAILNKLATVAHPKILVLNKIDLIPREKLLVLAQAANERMKFESTFMISALSGDGVADLRKMLARMVPPGPFHYPEDQMSDAPLRHLAAEITREKIYRHLHQELPYQSTVETDSWTERKDKSVRIEQTIFVERESQRKIVLGKGGATIKSIGAHSRKEIAEIVGVPVHLFLFVKVRENWGDDPDRYREMGLEFPKE from the coding sequence ATGACAGTTGAAGCCTCACCCACCGCGGCATCCGGCGAGACCGCTTGCGGCTTCGTCGCGTTGATCGGCGCGCCCAATGTCGGCAAGTCCACCCTCGTCAACGCACTGGTCGGCTCCAAGGTCACCATCGTCTCGCGCAAGGTGCAGACGACGCGGGCGCTGATCCGCGGCATCGTGATCGAGGACAATGCCCAGATCATCCTGGTCGATACGCCCGGCATTTTCTCGCCCAAACGAAGGCTCGACCGCGCCATGGTCTCCACCGCCTGGAGCGGGGCGCATGATGCGGACCTCGTCTGCGTGCTGCTCGATGCCAAGGCCGGGATCGACGAGGAGGCCGACGCCATCCTGAACAAGCTCGCGACGGTTGCGCACCCGAAAATCCTGGTGCTGAACAAGATCGACCTGATCCCGCGCGAAAAACTGCTGGTGCTGGCGCAGGCCGCCAATGAGCGCATGAAATTCGAAAGCACCTTCATGATCTCGGCGCTGTCGGGCGATGGCGTCGCCGATCTGCGCAAGATGCTGGCGAGGATGGTGCCGCCGGGACCGTTTCACTACCCGGAAGACCAGATGTCGGACGCGCCGCTGCGGCATCTGGCGGCGGAAATCACCCGCGAGAAGATCTACCGCCACCTCCATCAGGAATTGCCGTATCAATCGACGGTGGAGACCGATAGCTGGACCGAGCGCAAGGACAAGTCGGTTCGCATCGAGCAGACGATCTTTGTCGAGCGCGAGAGCCAGCGCAAGATCGTGCTCGGCAAGGGCGGCGCCACCATCAAGTCGATCGGCGCGCATTCGCGGAAAGAAATCGCCGAAATTGTCGGCGTGCCCGTGCATCTGTTCCTGTTCGTCAAGGTGCGCGAGAACTGGGGCGACGACCCCGACCGCTACAGGGAAATGGGACTGGAATTCCCCAAGGAATGA
- the rnc gene encoding ribonuclease III: MNDETAIIPDTPTSGEPGQQAEAAGVAAPKKKRGKAGAKAAAAAIEGRIGYKFSDPALLTTAFTHVSALKPATRHRADSYQRLEFLGDHVLGLIISDMLYRAYPRADEGELSKRLADLVRKESCADVAKSLGLLDDIKLGAVGAGAGARLRKSVLGDICEAVIGAIYLDGGYAAASQFVERNWLERMRKPRRPLRDPKTVLQEWAQSKGLPTPVYREIERTGPHHDPQFRVAVDLPGLAPAEGVGGSKRAAEKVAASVMIEREGVGGGSNDS, encoded by the coding sequence ATGAACGACGAAACAGCGATCATTCCTGACACACCGACCTCGGGCGAGCCGGGCCAGCAGGCCGAAGCCGCCGGCGTCGCCGCGCCGAAAAAGAAGCGCGGCAAGGCCGGGGCCAAGGCGGCCGCTGCCGCGATCGAGGGCCGCATCGGCTACAAATTTTCCGATCCCGCGCTGCTGACGACCGCCTTTACCCACGTCTCGGCCTTGAAGCCCGCCACACGTCATCGCGCGGACAGCTATCAGCGCCTCGAATTTCTCGGCGATCATGTGCTCGGGCTGATCATCTCCGACATGCTGTATCGGGCTTACCCCAGGGCAGACGAGGGCGAACTGTCGAAGCGCCTCGCCGATCTCGTGCGCAAGGAAAGCTGCGCCGACGTCGCAAAATCGCTCGGGCTGCTCGACGACATCAAGCTCGGCGCGGTCGGCGCAGGGGCGGGCGCGCGCCTGCGCAAATCCGTGCTCGGCGACATCTGCGAGGCCGTGATCGGGGCGATCTATCTCGACGGTGGCTATGCGGCGGCGTCGCAATTCGTCGAGCGCAACTGGCTGGAACGGATGCGCAAGCCGCGCCGGCCGCTGCGCGATCCCAAGACGGTGTTGCAGGAATGGGCCCAGAGCAAGGGATTGCCGACACCGGTCTATCGCGAGATCGAGCGCACCGGGCCGCATCACGACCCGCAGTTCCGCGTCGCCGTCGACTTGCCGGGACTGGCGCCTGCCGAAGGTGTCGGCGGCTCCAAGCGCGCCGCCGAGAAGGTTGCGGCCTCTGTGATGATCGAACGCGAAGGCGTCGGCGGCGGCAGCAATGACAGTTGA
- the lepB gene encoding signal peptidase I yields MSVTSSTKSESGLGETIRVVIHALLIALVIRTFLFQPFNIPSGSMKATLLVGDYLFVSKYSYGYSHYSIPLSPPLFSGRIFGSEPSRGDIVVFRLPKDDSTDYIKRVIGLPGDRIQMREGLLHINDKPVKRERLSDFIGEDPCGSDATARVKRWKETLPNGVSYESLDCVDNGFYDNTNVYTVPAGNFFMMGDNRDNSTDSRVLSAVGYVPFENIVGRAQMIFFSIAEGEHAWMFWRWPTAVRWNRLFTIVR; encoded by the coding sequence ATGAGCGTGACCTCCAGCACAAAATCTGAAAGCGGCTTGGGTGAAACCATCCGCGTCGTCATCCACGCTCTCCTGATCGCGCTCGTGATCCGCACTTTCCTGTTCCAGCCGTTCAACATCCCCTCGGGATCGATGAAGGCAACGCTGCTGGTCGGCGATTACCTGTTCGTCTCGAAATATTCCTACGGCTACAGCCACTATTCCATTCCATTGTCGCCGCCGCTGTTCTCGGGCCGCATCTTCGGCTCGGAGCCGAGCCGGGGCGACATCGTGGTGTTCCGCCTGCCGAAGGACGACTCCACCGATTACATCAAGCGCGTGATCGGCCTGCCGGGCGACCGCATCCAGATGCGGGAAGGCCTGCTCCACATCAACGACAAGCCGGTCAAGCGCGAGCGGCTTTCCGACTTCATCGGCGAGGACCCTTGCGGCTCCGACGCCACCGCGCGCGTCAAGCGCTGGAAGGAAACGCTGCCGAACGGCGTCAGCTATGAATCGCTCGATTGCGTCGATAACGGCTTCTACGACAACACCAACGTCTACACCGTGCCCGCCGGCAACTTCTTCATGATGGGCGACAACCGCGACAACTCGACCGACAGCCGCGTGCTGTCGGCGGTGGGCTATGTGCCGTTCGAGAACATCGTCGGCCGGGCGCAGATGATCTTCTTCTCCATTGCCGAGGGCGAACATGCCTGGATGTTCTGGCGCTGGCCGACCGCCGTGCGCTGGAATCGCCTATTCACAATCGTGCGATGA
- the acpS gene encoding holo-ACP synthase, translating to MIIGIGSDLIDITRVAKVIGRHGDRFLDRIFTDAERAKAARRANSEKMVVATYAKRFAAKEACSKALGTGIRRGVWWRDMGVVNLPGGRPTMKLTGGALARLEALTPEGFEARIDLSITDDWPLAQAFVIISAVVPGKS from the coding sequence ATGATCATCGGCATCGGCTCCGACCTGATCGACATCACAAGGGTCGCCAAGGTGATCGGGCGCCATGGCGACCGCTTCCTCGACCGCATCTTCACCGACGCCGAGCGCGCCAAGGCGGCGCGCCGCGCCAACAGCGAAAAGATGGTGGTCGCGACCTACGCCAAGCGATTCGCCGCCAAGGAGGCTTGTTCCAAGGCGCTCGGCACCGGGATCCGGCGCGGCGTCTGGTGGCGGGACATGGGGGTGGTGAACCTGCCGGGCGGCCGTCCGACCATGAAACTCACCGGTGGCGCGCTGGCCCGGCTGGAGGCGCTGACGCCGGAGGGGTTCGAGGCGCGGATCGATCTGTCGATCACCGATGACTGGCCGCTGGCGCAGGCTTTCGTCATAATTTCGGCGGTCGTTCCCGGCAAATCATGA
- a CDS encoding pyridoxine 5'-phosphate synthase, which yields MLKAPPLRLGVNVDHVATLRNARGGARPDPVRAALAAIEAGADGITAHLREDRRHIRDSDMARLKAEISKPLNFEMAATEDMLRISLATKPHAVCLVPERREELTTEGGLDVVGQHNALAPFIARLSDAGIRVSLFISADPQQIEMAARLRAPVIEIHTGSWCDAVVDGHTAKAEAEWQRIVEGAALGRAAGLEVHAGHGLDYRTAETISVLPEIAELNIGYFMMGEALFVGLGETVRQMRAAMDRGRQKIAGRP from the coding sequence ATGCTCAAAGCTCCCCCACTTCGCCTCGGTGTCAACGTCGATCACGTCGCGACCTTGCGCAATGCGCGCGGCGGCGCGCGGCCGGATCCGGTGCGCGCCGCGCTGGCCGCGATCGAGGCGGGCGCCGACGGCATCACCGCGCATCTGCGTGAGGACCGCCGCCACATCCGCGACAGCGATATGGCCCGGCTGAAGGCCGAGATATCGAAGCCCCTGAATTTCGAGATGGCGGCGACCGAGGACATGCTGCGGATCTCGCTCGCCACCAAGCCCCACGCCGTGTGCCTGGTGCCCGAGCGCCGCGAAGAACTCACCACCGAGGGCGGATTGGACGTAGTCGGCCAGCATAATGCGCTGGCCCCCTTTATCGCGCGGCTGAGCGATGCCGGCATCCGGGTGTCGCTGTTCATCTCGGCCGACCCGCAACAGATCGAGATGGCGGCAAGATTGCGCGCGCCCGTGATCGAGATCCATACCGGCAGCTGGTGCGACGCCGTGGTCGATGGGCACACCGCAAAGGCCGAGGCGGAATGGCAGCGAATCGTAGAGGGCGCCGCCTTGGGGCGCGCGGCAGGGCTGGAGGTCCATGCTGGCCACGGCCTGGACTACCGGACGGCCGAGACGATTTCGGTGCTGCCCGAGATCGCCGAACTCAACATCGGCTATTTCATGATGGGGGAGGCGCTGTTCGTAGGCCTCGGCGAGACCGTGCGGCAGATGAGGGCGGCGATGGACCGCGGCCGCCAGAAGATCGCGGGCCGGCCATGA
- a CDS encoding RelA/SpoT family protein has protein sequence MAYWRRNSRQMQAATGQVAVAPTSPVAEKPKSPRSRMMRQYDLVERVRSYNPDTDEDLLNRAYVYAMKAHGTQTRASGDPYFSHPLEVAAILTNLKLDDATIVAALLHDTIEDTEATRAEIDNIFGHEIGALVEGLTKLKRLELVSREAKQAENLRKLLLAIADDVRVLLIKLADRLHNMRTLEFVPHASRRRIAEETLDIYAPLAGRMGMQEMREELEDLSFHTLDPEAYAVVMQRLDALAERNRNLIGEIESQLSKNLQKNGITARVYGRRKQPFSIWTKMERKSVGFEQLSDIFGFRVVMPDVEACYRALGVVHTTWPVVPGRFKDYISTPKQNDYRSIHTTVIGPGNQRVELQIRTEEMNQIAEFGIAAHAFYKDGMGSPTERLKHESNAFAWLRHTVGILSESANPEEFLEHTKLELFHDQVFCFTPKGKLIALPRQANVIDFAYAVHTDVGNSAVGCKINGKFAPLSSELQNGDEVEVLTSVAQSAPPSAWESLAVTGKARAAIRRATRTAVRDQYAGLGRRIIDRLFARAKIEYADDKLKGALPRLARASIEDVMASVGRGELKASDVARAMYPDYKEERMVRYGAKKSLAVKLKLKSPPHPARSTSVIPVRGINSDLPVKFAPNGGAVPGDRIVGIVTPGEGITIYPIQSPALKDFEEEPERWLDVRWDIDETMPQRFPARILVHNVNEPGSLAQVATVIAEHDGNIDNISMSRRSPDFTELTIDLEVYDLKHLSAIIAQLRAKAVVAKVERVNG, from the coding sequence ATGGCGTATTGGCGCCGCAACTCCCGGCAAATGCAGGCCGCGACCGGTCAGGTCGCGGTCGCGCCGACGTCGCCGGTGGCGGAAAAGCCCAAATCGCCGCGCTCGCGCATGATGCGGCAATACGACCTGGTCGAGCGCGTCAGGTCGTATAATCCCGATACCGACGAAGACCTGCTCAATCGCGCCTATGTCTACGCCATGAAGGCGCACGGCACGCAAACGCGCGCGTCCGGCGATCCCTACTTCTCGCATCCGCTCGAAGTCGCGGCGATCCTGACCAACCTCAAGCTCGATGACGCCACCATCGTTGCGGCGCTGCTGCACGACACCATCGAGGATACCGAGGCGACGCGCGCCGAGATCGACAACATCTTCGGCCACGAGATCGGCGCGCTGGTCGAAGGGCTCACCAAGCTGAAGCGGCTGGAGCTGGTCTCGCGCGAAGCCAAGCAGGCCGAGAACCTGCGCAAGCTTTTGCTGGCGATCGCCGACGACGTCCGCGTCCTTCTGATCAAGCTCGCCGATCGCCTGCACAACATGCGCACGCTGGAATTCGTGCCGCACGCCTCGCGCCGCCGCATCGCCGAGGAGACGCTGGACATCTATGCGCCGCTCGCCGGCCGCATGGGCATGCAGGAGATGCGCGAGGAACTCGAGGACCTCTCGTTCCATACGCTCGATCCGGAAGCCTATGCGGTGGTGATGCAGCGGCTGGACGCGCTGGCCGAGCGCAATCGCAACCTGATCGGCGAGATCGAAAGCCAGCTCTCCAAAAACTTGCAGAAGAACGGCATCACCGCGCGCGTCTATGGCCGCCGCAAGCAGCCGTTTTCGATCTGGACCAAGATGGAGCGCAAATCGGTCGGCTTCGAACAATTGTCCGACATCTTCGGCTTCCGCGTCGTGATGCCGGATGTCGAAGCCTGTTACCGCGCGCTCGGCGTGGTGCACACCACCTGGCCGGTGGTGCCCGGCCGGTTCAAGGACTATATCTCGACGCCGAAGCAGAACGACTACCGTTCGATCCACACCACCGTGATCGGTCCCGGCAACCAGCGCGTCGAGTTGCAGATCCGCACCGAGGAAATGAACCAGATCGCCGAATTCGGCATCGCCGCGCACGCGTTCTACAAGGACGGCATGGGCTCACCGACCGAGCGGCTCAAGCACGAATCCAACGCCTTTGCCTGGCTCCGCCACACCGTCGGCATCCTCTCCGAAAGCGCCAATCCGGAAGAGTTTCTGGAGCACACCAAGCTCGAGCTGTTCCACGACCAGGTGTTCTGCTTCACCCCGAAGGGCAAGCTGATCGCGCTGCCGCGCCAGGCCAATGTGATCGACTTCGCCTATGCCGTGCATACCGATGTCGGCAACTCGGCGGTCGGCTGCAAGATCAACGGCAAGTTCGCACCGCTGTCATCCGAGCTGCAGAACGGCGACGAGGTCGAGGTTCTGACCTCGGTCGCCCAGTCGGCGCCGCCCTCGGCCTGGGAATCGCTTGCGGTCACCGGCAAGGCCCGCGCCGCGATCCGGCGCGCGACCCGCACCGCGGTACGCGATCAATATGCGGGCCTCGGCCGCCGCATCATCGATCGCCTGTTTGCCCGCGCCAAGATCGAATACGCCGACGACAAGCTGAAGGGCGCTCTGCCCCGGCTGGCGCGCGCCTCGATCGAGGACGTGATGGCCTCCGTCGGGCGCGGCGAGCTGAAGGCCTCCGACGTCGCCCGCGCCATGTATCCGGACTACAAGGAAGAGCGGATGGTGCGCTACGGGGCCAAGAAGAGCCTCGCGGTCAAACTGAAGCTGAAATCGCCGCCGCATCCGGCGCGCAGCACGTCCGTCATCCCGGTGCGCGGCATCAATTCCGATCTGCCGGTGAAGTTCGCGCCGAACGGCGGCGCCGTGCCGGGCGACCGCATCGTCGGCATCGTGACGCCGGGCGAAGGGATCACGATCTATCCGATCCAGTCGCCGGCGCTGAAGGATTTCGAGGAGGAGCCGGAGCGCTGGCTGGACGTGCGCTGGGATATCGATGAGACCATGCCGCAACGTTTTCCGGCGCGGATCCTGGTGCATAACGTCAACGAGCCCGGCAGCCTCGCCCAGGTTGCCACCGTGATCGCCGAGCATGACGGCAATATCGACAATATCAGCATGTCGCGCCGCTCGCCTGACTTCACCGAGCTGACGATCGATCTCGAGGTCTATGACCTCAAGCATCTCAGTGCAATTATCGCCCAATTGCGCGCCAAGGCGGTCGTGGCCAAGGTCGAGCGCGTCAATGGGTAA
- the rpoZ gene encoding DNA-directed RNA polymerase subunit omega — translation MARVTVEDCIDKVDNRFDLVLLAAHRARMISSGSQLTVDRDNDKNPVVSLREIADSTISPEDLREELVHSLQKFVEVDEPEPDTVPLIGSAGASVDADDTEVAVERMTEEELLKGLEGLAPPEEQPEEDE, via the coding sequence ATGGCGCGCGTCACCGTGGAAGATTGCATTGACAAGGTCGACAACCGGTTCGACCTGGTGTTGCTGGCAGCACATCGCGCCCGTATGATCTCGTCCGGGTCTCAACTCACGGTTGATCGCGACAACGACAAAAACCCGGTCGTTTCGCTGCGGGAAATCGCCGATTCCACTATTTCCCCGGAAGACCTGCGCGAGGAACTGGTTCATTCCCTGCAGAAATTCGTCGAGGTCGACGAGCCAGAGCCCGATACCGTGCCTTTGATCGGCTCGGCCGGCGCCAGCGTCGATGCCGACGACACCGAGGTTGCGGTCGAGCGCATGACCGAGGAAGAGCTCCTCAAGGGTCTGGAAGGCTTGGCGCCGCCGGAAGAGCAGCCCGAAGAGGACGAGTAA